In a single window of the Campylobacter iguaniorum genome:
- a CDS encoding methionine ABC transporter ATP-binding protein — protein sequence MIQISNLKKYYGKSLIINDVSATINDGEIFAIVGHSGAGKSTLLRCINGLESYQSGSLKVDGKEVCELKENELREFRKDIGMIFQHFALMSRKSVFENIATPLRFWKYDKDYIEKRVNELLELVGLKEKANAYPGELSGGQKQRVAIARALALKPKILLSDEATSALDPNTTNQILALLRQINETLGITIVIVTHEMEVVKSIASRAILLENGVITNQGSIIDLFLKPDKNMQKFLGEEEILPQTGVNIKLFFPPKVAFDTVITSMARSLNMDFNIVWGKLERLDKNVLGSLVINIKEEDETRVEEFIKNSGVLYEIVKDKK from the coding sequence TTGATACAAATCTCAAATTTAAAAAAATATTACGGCAAAAGTCTTATCATAAATGATGTAAGTGCCACCATAAATGATGGTGAGATTTTTGCTATCGTCGGACACAGTGGAGCGGGTAAAAGCACACTGCTTCGTTGCATAAACGGACTTGAAAGTTACCAAAGTGGCAGCTTAAAAGTAGATGGCAAAGAAGTTTGCGAGCTAAAAGAAAACGAGCTAAGAGAGTTTAGAAAAGATATCGGTATGATATTTCAGCATTTTGCTTTGATGAGTAGAAAGAGCGTTTTTGAAAACATCGCCACGCCACTTAGATTTTGGAAATACGATAAAGATTATATAGAAAAAAGAGTAAATGAGCTCCTTGAACTTGTCGGTTTAAAAGAAAAAGCAAACGCCTATCCTGGCGAGCTTAGTGGCGGTCAAAAACAACGCGTCGCCATAGCCAGAGCCTTAGCCTTAAAGCCCAAAATTTTACTCAGCGATGAAGCCACTTCAGCCCTTGATCCAAACACAACAAACCAAATCCTAGCTCTTTTACGCCAAATCAACGAAACTCTAGGCATCACGATAGTCATCGTCACGCACGAAATGGAAGTGGTAAAAAGCATAGCAAGTAGAGCGATTTTACTTGAAAATGGCGTCATAACCAATCAAGGCAGTATCATCGATCTATTTTTAAAACCAGATAAAAATATGCAAAAATTCCTTGGCGAAGAGGAGATTTTGCCACAAACTGGAGTAAATATAAAGCTATTTTTCCCTCCAAAAGTCGCATTCGATACAGTCATCACAAGCATGGCAAGAAGCCTAAATATGGACTTCAACATAGTATGGGGCAAGCTTGAACGCCTTGATAAAAACGTCCTTGGCAGCCTTGTTATCAACATCAAAGAAGAAGATGAGACAAGGGTCGAAGAGTTTATCAAAAACTCAGGCGTATTATACGAGATCGTAAAGGATAAAAAATGA
- the fumC gene encoding class II fumarate hydratase, producing MEFRIEKDTMGEIKVPNNKYWGAQTERSLENFKIGKGTMPSEVIEGFAHLKKACAIVNNKLGRLDDAKTNAIKQACDDILSGKLDGNFPLVVWQTGSGTQSNMNLNEVIANRSTEILGEDFRVKKLVHPNDDVNKGQSSNDTYPTAMRIAFVLELQKQLFPAIDKFLATLEAKANEFKSIVKIGRTHLQDATPLTLGQEFSGYAHMLKASKAQVLAAMPFLEELAIGGTAVGTGLNSHPDFSPMVSEVLNEQTKTEFKFKSHPNKFHGLTSHDAEVFLSGALNGLAANLMKIANDVRWLASGPRCGIGEINIPENEPGSSIMPGKVNPTQCEAVTMVAVQVMGNHVSVAMAASQGNFELNVFKPVLTHNLLESIRLLSDAMVSFNDNCAVGITANEAKISKLLHESLMLVTALNPHIGYENAAKIAKTAHKHGTTLKEEAINLGLLTSEQFDEWVVPENMTSPKK from the coding sequence ATGGAATTTCGTATAGAAAAAGATACTATGGGCGAGATAAAAGTCCCAAACAATAAGTATTGGGGTGCTCAAACTGAAAGAAGTTTAGAAAACTTCAAAATCGGCAAAGGCACTATGCCAAGCGAAGTTATAGAGGGTTTTGCTCATCTTAAAAAAGCGTGTGCAATCGTAAATAATAAACTTGGCAGACTTGATGATGCTAAAACAAACGCTATCAAACAAGCTTGCGATGATATACTAAGTGGCAAACTAGACGGCAACTTCCCGTTAGTAGTATGGCAAACAGGTAGTGGTACTCAATCAAATATGAACCTAAATGAAGTTATCGCAAACCGCTCTACAGAGATACTTGGCGAGGATTTCAGAGTAAAAAAACTAGTCCACCCAAATGACGATGTAAACAAAGGTCAAAGCTCAAACGATACTTATCCAACTGCGATGAGAATTGCTTTTGTTTTAGAGCTTCAAAAACAACTTTTCCCAGCTATTGATAAGTTTTTAGCTACACTTGAAGCAAAAGCAAATGAGTTTAAAAGCATAGTAAAAATCGGTAGAACTCACTTGCAAGACGCTACTCCACTTACTCTAGGTCAAGAGTTTAGCGGATATGCTCATATGCTTAAAGCTAGCAAAGCTCAAGTTTTGGCTGCTATGCCATTCTTAGAAGAGCTTGCAATTGGCGGAACTGCTGTAGGAACTGGACTAAACTCTCACCCAGATTTCAGCCCTATGGTAAGTGAAGTTTTAAATGAGCAAACAAAAACTGAGTTCAAATTTAAATCTCATCCAAATAAATTCCACGGCTTAACAAGCCACGATGCAGAGGTATTTTTGAGCGGTGCGTTAAATGGCTTAGCAGCAAATTTAATGAAAATCGCAAATGATGTAAGATGGCTAGCAAGTGGTCCAAGATGTGGAATCGGCGAGATAAATATCCCTGAAAACGAGCCAGGAAGCTCTATCATGCCAGGTAAAGTCAATCCTACTCAATGCGAAGCTGTGACAATGGTAGCAGTCCAAGTCATGGGAAATCACGTAAGCGTGGCAATGGCAGCTAGCCAAGGCAACTTCGAGCTAAACGTATTTAAGCCAGTTCTTACTCACAACTTGCTTGAAAGTATCCGCTTGCTAAGCGATGCAATGGTAAGTTTTAATGATAATTGCGCTGTAGGTATCACAGCAAATGAAGCAAAAATCAGCAAACTTCTTCACGAAAGTCTTATGCTAGTAACTGCATTAAATCCACATATCGGATACGAAAATGCAGCTAAAATAGCAAAAACAGCACACAAACACGGAACAACTCTAAAAGAAGAGGCTATAAACTTGGGTCTTCTTACTTCTGAGCAATTCGATGAATGGGTTGTACCTGAAAACATGACTTCACCTAAAAAATAA
- a CDS encoding methionine ABC transporter permease: MIPKLLLEATLDTLYMTFVSTFLAFVIGLGLAIILVLTKPNGLKPNKIIFGSLDLVVNVLRSFPFIILIIVLFPFTKFVVGTSIGTSAAIVPLTIGSAPFIARIIENAMNEVDYGIIEAARSFGASRFQILFRVMFVEALPSIINAVTLTLIVVIGFTAMAGTVGGGGLGDVAMRYGFQRFRPDIMAYTVVILIVMVQIIQSTGDLLYKITKK; encoded by the coding sequence ATGATACCAAAACTTCTACTAGAAGCCACTCTTGATACGCTTTATATGACCTTTGTATCGACATTTTTAGCCTTTGTCATAGGGCTTGGTCTTGCCATAATCCTAGTTCTTACCAAACCAAACGGACTTAAACCAAACAAAATAATCTTTGGATCACTTGATTTAGTCGTAAATGTGCTTAGAAGCTTCCCATTTATCATTCTTATCATCGTGCTTTTTCCTTTTACTAAATTTGTAGTAGGCACGAGTATCGGCACCAGCGCAGCTATCGTCCCACTTACTATTGGCTCAGCACCGTTCATCGCTAGAATAATCGAAAACGCCATGAACGAGGTCGATTACGGTATCATCGAAGCGGCTCGTAGCTTTGGAGCTAGCAGGTTTCAAATTTTGTTTAGAGTTATGTTCGTCGAAGCTCTCCCAAGCATCATAAACGCCGTCACTCTCACTCTCATCGTAGTTATCGGATTTACTGCTATGGCTGGCACTGTTGGTGGTGGTGGGCTTGGAGATGTGGCGATGAGATACGGATTTCAACGCTTCCGCCCAGATATCATGGCTTATACGGTTGTTATTTTGATCGTAATGGTACAAATCATCCAAAGCACAGGCGATTTGCTATATAAGATTACTAAAAAATAG
- a CDS encoding acyl-CoA thioesterase: protein MKEFIYKFSITNEAIDLNGHVNNAFYLKFMQDAAEAHSEQVGDTFESQFTNGFTWVVRRNEIDYLGQLFLGDEVEIKTWVEQEKKASSKRYFEFVKAGKIVAKAITTYVYFDIQNQRPVAIPPEIAKLYED, encoded by the coding sequence TTGAAAGAATTTATATATAAATTTAGTATCACCAATGAAGCCATCGATCTAAACGGACACGTAAATAACGCGTTTTATCTTAAATTTATGCAAGATGCCGCAGAGGCTCACTCAGAGCAAGTCGGCGATACGTTTGAGTCTCAGTTTACAAACGGCTTTACATGGGTCGTCAGAAGAAATGAGATAGATTATTTGGGTCAGCTATTTTTGGGCGATGAAGTGGAGATAAAAACTTGGGTAGAACAAGAAAAAAAGGCGAGTAGCAAAAGATATTTTGAGTTTGTAAAGGCTGGAAAAATCGTCGCAAAAGCCATAACGACTTATGTTTATTTTGATATACAAAATCAACGTCCAGTAGCAATTCCACCAGAAATAGCTAAGCTTTACGAGGACTAA
- a CDS encoding valine--tRNA ligase: MADFYNAKEIEEKFYKIWEERGYFEIDGNKEIAQNGKNFCIMMPPPNVTGVLHIGHSLTFTLQDIMTRYKRMDGFKTLWQPGLDHAGIATQNVVEKQLLAKGITKEELGRDEFLKKTWEWKEKSGGTIVHQMRRLGITPAWSRERFTMDEGLKNAVRKAFVNLYNKGLIVRGNYMVNWCTHDGALSDVEVEHKANKGKLYYIKYKILGNSNVENLAEVSCDEFAKFDNQNDKAKYRAVDVVNSNAVRMSRTNGASQCSTSENLSQMQCKTSRYVIVATTRPETYFGDTAVMVNPNDERYKDLVGKFVELPIINRKIEIIADEHVDMGFGTGVVKVTPAHDTNDYEVGNAHNLEFITVFDEKGILNGECGEFKGLERLEARDKVVARLDELGFIEKIEDYENQVGYCYRCKNIVEPYISKQWFVKSSIADTAIAKVNEGGAKFYPAHWINSFNAWMRELKDWCISRQLWWGHQIPVFYCECGHEWADECEKPASCPKCGSTKFTQDPDVLDTWFSSGLWPMSTLGWGNGDALKNKKWFENDLKDFYPNTMLITGFDILFFWVARMMFQSENALSELPFKDIYLHALVKDKDGKKMSKSSGNVVDPLTKIDEYSADILRFTVTLLCVQGRDIRLSEEKMVLVRNFTNKLYNASKFLLLNADKFNDLDESKIGSKLGLYMLSRFKTCVNSVRENLDAYRFNDAANELYKFLWDEFCDWGIELSKADKSSIPELGMIFKESMKLLSPFMPFISEFLYHELSSTCLENSKSIMIMPYPKQGKEDEQIVNLFNLVIEAIVSIRRAKATIELGNSKISKAYVKASCDLSEAINYIKLLAKCEEIEFVSDIVPNSARDVSENLESFVPLAGVDTTAIIARLTSQKIKLEKEILKLENMLGNEKFVANAPEQVLATNREGLATAKAKFEKVVSELKTLGEFN, translated from the coding sequence ATGGCTGATTTTTATAACGCAAAAGAAATCGAAGAAAAATTTTATAAAATCTGGGAAGAGCGTGGGTATTTTGAGATAGACGGCAACAAAGAAATAGCCCAAAATGGCAAAAACTTTTGTATCATGATGCCACCACCAAATGTAACTGGAGTGCTTCATATAGGGCATTCGCTTACTTTTACTTTGCAAGATATAATGACTCGTTATAAAAGAATGGACGGATTTAAAACACTATGGCAGCCAGGACTTGATCACGCTGGTATCGCCACTCAAAACGTCGTAGAAAAGCAACTTTTAGCTAAGGGAATCACTAAAGAAGAGCTAGGGCGTGATGAGTTTCTTAAAAAAACTTGGGAATGGAAAGAAAAAAGTGGCGGAACAATAGTCCATCAAATGCGCCGCCTTGGTATCACTCCAGCTTGGAGTAGAGAGCGTTTCACTATGGATGAAGGGCTTAAAAACGCTGTAAGAAAAGCCTTTGTAAACTTATACAATAAAGGCTTGATAGTACGCGGAAATTATATGGTTAATTGGTGTACGCATGATGGTGCATTAAGTGATGTAGAAGTCGAACATAAGGCAAATAAAGGCAAACTATACTATATAAAATATAAAATTCTAGGTAACAGCAATGTAGAAAATTTAGCTGAAGTATCTTGCGATGAATTTGCCAAATTTGATAACCAAAATGATAAGGCGAAGTATCGTGCTGTAGATGTGGTAAATTCGAACGCCGTGCGAATGAGTCGCACTAATGGTGCGTCGCAGTGCAGCACAAGTGAGAATTTATCTCAGATGCAGTGTAAGACAAGCCGTTATGTGATAGTAGCGACTACGCGTCCTGAGACCTACTTTGGCGATACTGCTGTTATGGTAAATCCAAACGATGAAAGATACAAGGATTTAGTGGGTAAATTTGTCGAGCTTCCTATCATAAATCGTAAAATAGAGATCATCGCCGATGAGCACGTTGATATGGGCTTTGGTACTGGCGTGGTTAAAGTCACTCCAGCTCACGATACAAACGACTACGAAGTCGGCAACGCTCACAATCTTGAGTTTATCACAGTTTTTGATGAAAAAGGCATATTAAATGGCGAATGTGGCGAGTTTAAGGGCTTGGAGAGATTAGAAGCTAGAGATAAAGTAGTAGCAAGACTTGATGAGCTTGGCTTCATAGAAAAAATCGAAGACTACGAAAACCAAGTTGGGTATTGCTATCGCTGCAAAAATATAGTCGAACCATACATTTCAAAACAATGGTTTGTCAAATCCTCTATCGCTGATACTGCCATAGCTAAAGTCAATGAAGGCGGGGCTAAATTCTACCCAGCCCACTGGATAAATAGCTTCAATGCGTGGATGAGAGAGCTAAAAGACTGGTGTATTAGCCGCCAACTATGGTGGGGACACCAAATCCCAGTATTTTACTGCGAGTGTGGGCATGAGTGGGCAGATGAGTGCGAGAAGCCAGCGTCTTGTCCAAAATGTGGTAGCACTAAATTTACCCAAGATCCTGATGTGCTTGATACTTGGTTTAGCTCTGGACTTTGGCCGATGAGTACTCTTGGCTGGGGCAATGGCGACGCACTTAAAAATAAAAAATGGTTTGAAAACGACCTAAAAGATTTCTACCCAAATACAATGCTGATAACTGGCTTTGATATACTATTTTTCTGGGTTGCAAGAATGATGTTTCAAAGCGAAAACGCTCTAAGCGAGCTTCCGTTTAAAGATATCTATCTTCACGCACTTGTCAAAGACAAAGACGGCAAAAAAATGAGCAAAAGTAGCGGAAACGTGGTCGATCCATTAACCAAAATCGATGAGTATTCAGCTGATATTTTGCGTTTTACAGTAACTCTTCTTTGCGTGCAAGGTCGTGACATCAGACTAAGCGAAGAAAAAATGGTGCTAGTAAGAAACTTCACAAACAAGCTTTACAATGCTAGTAAATTCCTGCTTCTAAATGCAGATAAATTTAATGACCTTGATGAGAGTAAAATCGGCTCAAAGCTTGGTTTATACATGCTTAGCCGATTTAAAACTTGCGTAAATTCAGTAAGAGAAAATTTAGACGCATATAGATTTAACGACGCCGCAAATGAGCTATATAAATTCCTTTGGGATGAATTTTGTGACTGGGGAATTGAGCTTAGCAAAGCCGATAAATCAAGCATTCCAGAGCTTGGAATGATATTTAAAGAAAGCATGAAACTACTAAGTCCATTTATGCCATTCATCAGCGAGTTTTTATACCACGAGCTAAGCAGCACTTGCCTAGAAAACAGCAAATCAATCATGATAATGCCATACCCAAAACAAGGCAAAGAAGATGAGCAAATAGTAAATTTATTCAACCTTGTCATAGAAGCAATAGTAAGCATTCGCCGTGCAAAAGCCACAATCGAGCTTGGTAATTCAAAAATAAGCAAAGCTTATGTAAAAGCGTCTTGCGATCTAAGCGAGGCGATAAACTATATCAAACTACTTGCCAAATGCGAAGAAATCGAGTTTGTGAGCGATATAGTGCCAAACTCAGCGCGCGATGTGAGCGAAAATCTAGAAAGCTTCGTGCCACTTGCTGGCGTGGATACGACTGCTATCATTGCTCGTCTAACTAGCCAAAAAATAAAGCTTGAAAAAGAGATTTTAAAACTAGAAAATATGCTTGGAAATGAAAAATTCGTCGCAAACGCACCAGAGCAAGTCCTAGCTACAAACCGCGAAGGCCTAGCAACTGCGAAGGCTAAATTTGAAAAAGTAGTAAGCGAGTTAAAAACTCTTGGTGAATTTAATTAA